From a region of the Luteibaculum oceani genome:
- the pheS gene encoding phenylalanine--tRNA ligase subunit alpha produces MLDKAKSLLEEIPNLSAKTAEEAEALRIKYLGKKGEITALFSSFKEVANEDKKEFGKILNILKNQATEKIKELKEGAANQKASGEKPDLTRPVFPQLGSRHPVSIVKNEIIEIFSYLGFSISEGPEIEDDWHNFTALNFPEEHPARDMQDTFFLDEEHALRTHTSSVQVRVMESEKPPIRTISPGRVYRNEAISARSHCVFHQIEGLYIDEGVSFADLKQTLLYFAKEFFGKTKIRLRPSYFPFTEPSAEMDVYWGLENEIDYRITKGTGWLEVLGCGMVDPNVLENAKIDSEKYTGFAFGMGIERIAMQRFGINDIRTLFENDLRFLNQFQSTL; encoded by the coding sequence ATTTTAGATAAGGCCAAGTCACTTTTGGAAGAAATTCCAAACCTAAGTGCAAAAACAGCGGAAGAAGCTGAGGCGCTGAGAATTAAGTATTTAGGTAAAAAGGGAGAAATAACCGCGTTATTTTCTTCTTTTAAAGAAGTGGCCAATGAGGATAAAAAAGAGTTTGGGAAAATTCTAAACATCCTTAAAAATCAGGCAACTGAAAAAATAAAGGAGTTAAAAGAGGGTGCTGCTAACCAGAAGGCAAGTGGTGAGAAACCCGATTTAACCAGACCCGTATTCCCACAATTGGGGTCGAGACACCCAGTGTCTATTGTAAAAAACGAAATCATAGAAATCTTTAGCTACCTAGGATTTTCTATTTCCGAAGGGCCTGAGATAGAAGATGACTGGCACAACTTTACTGCCTTAAACTTCCCCGAGGAACACCCAGCAAGAGATATGCAAGACACCTTTTTCCTAGATGAGGAACACGCGCTTAGAACGCATACCTCCTCAGTACAGGTAAGGGTTATGGAAAGCGAAAAACCACCTATTAGAACAATTTCTCCAGGAAGGGTATACAGGAATGAAGCTATTTCGGCACGTTCGCATTGCGTTTTTCATCAAATAGAAGGATTGTACATAGACGAAGGAGTTTCTTTCGCCGACTTAAAACAAACGCTACTGTATTTTGCTAAGGAGTTTTTTGGCAAGACAAAAATTAGGTTGCGCCCGTCGTATTTCCCCTTCACAGAACCTAGTGCCGAGATGGATGTATACTGGGGCTTAGAAAACGAAATCGACTATCGAATTACCAAGGGAACTGGATGGTTAGAAGTATTGGGTTGTGGAATGGTAGATCCCAACGTATTAGAAAATGCAAAAATTGATTCAGAAAAATATACCGGATTTGCTTTCGGGATGGGAATAGAACGTATTGCCATGCAGCGTTTCGGAATAAATGATATCCGTACCCTTTTCGAAAATGATTTAAGATTTTTAAATCAGTTTCAATCCACTTTATAA
- a CDS encoding peptidylprolyl isomerase has translation MKKTARQFALSLLALVLFQVQLYSQNEASEPIVRIKTNYGDIVVKLYNETPQHRDNFIKLVKDGFYNGTLFHRVIDGFVIQGGDPDSKNAKPDDQLGNGGPGYTIPAEFSSSLIHKKGALSAARLSDQVNPKKESSGSQFYIVTGKTYTKEQLEAMTQRKEQETKNQIFNEILNDPKNAELKKRVDLYMKVGNQQELNFILQNLAPQVEELFKERGGTYTEEQIKTYSEQGGTPHLDGNYTVFGEVIEGMDVVMKISKVKTGKADRPEEDVVMKKLKVE, from the coding sequence ATGAAAAAAACTGCGCGGCAATTCGCTCTTAGTCTTCTTGCCTTAGTACTATTCCAAGTTCAATTGTATTCTCAAAATGAAGCAAGCGAACCTATTGTACGGATAAAAACAAATTACGGGGATATCGTAGTAAAACTTTACAACGAAACTCCCCAGCATAGAGACAACTTTATTAAGCTGGTTAAAGACGGATTTTATAACGGAACCCTTTTTCACCGCGTTATCGACGGATTTGTAATACAGGGGGGAGATCCTGATAGTAAAAACGCTAAACCTGACGACCAACTTGGTAATGGTGGTCCTGGCTACACCATTCCCGCTGAATTTAGCTCCAGCTTAATTCACAAAAAAGGAGCTTTATCGGCAGCACGCCTTTCAGATCAGGTTAACCCTAAAAAAGAATCATCGGGCTCGCAATTTTACATTGTAACCGGTAAAACCTACACCAAGGAGCAGCTAGAGGCCATGACCCAAAGGAAGGAGCAGGAAACTAAAAACCAAATTTTTAATGAAATCTTAAACGATCCAAAAAACGCCGAATTAAAAAAGCGAGTGGATTTGTATATGAAGGTTGGAAACCAACAGGAGTTGAATTTTATACTTCAAAATCTTGCCCCACAGGTAGAAGAGCTCTTCAAGGAAAGAGGAGGAACCTATACTGAAGAGCAAATTAAAACCTATAGCGAGCAAGGTGGAACACCCCATCTAGATGGAAACTACACGGTTTTTGGAGAAGTAATTGAGGGGATGGATGTTGTAATGAAAATATCCAAGGTTAAAACCGGTAAAGCGGATAGGCCAGAGGAAGATGTGGTGATGAAAAAACTTAAGGTTGAATAA
- a CDS encoding CvpA family protein, producing the protein MNILDIILLVPLAYAAFKGFTKGFVFEIFSLLALGLGVYGCIEFSDYAGTYLAEHIDSDKEWFPILTYTVTFVLIVVAVSMLGKVIDKMISFIQLGLVNKLLGVLFGLIKSAFFLSAILMIFNALNTSFNFIDNQLVEDSILYEPISKFILLVLPGDESTGIYKQFYDGLNGLFL; encoded by the coding sequence ATGAACATCCTCGACATTATTCTTTTAGTTCCTTTAGCTTATGCAGCATTTAAAGGGTTTACCAAGGGTTTTGTTTTCGAAATATTTTCGCTTCTCGCACTTGGTTTGGGTGTCTATGGATGCATTGAGTTTTCGGATTATGCAGGTACTTATTTAGCCGAACATATCGATAGCGACAAAGAGTGGTTTCCTATCCTTACCTACACCGTAACCTTTGTATTAATTGTGGTTGCAGTAAGTATGCTGGGTAAGGTGATAGATAAAATGATCAGCTTTATCCAGTTGGGGCTCGTTAATAAACTACTCGGGGTGTTGTTCGGACTTATAAAGTCTGCATTTTTCCTTAGTGCAATTCTTATGATTTTTAATGCGCTGAATACGTCATTTAACTTTATCGATAATCAGCTCGTAGAAGATTCTATCCTCTACGAACCGATTTCTAAATTTATTCTTCTCGTTTTACCTGGCGATGAAAGTACCGGGATTTACAAACAGTTTTACGATGGCCTTAATGGCTTGTTTCTTTAA
- a CDS encoding phosphoglycerate kinase, with protein MITVDKFNYKGKRVLVRVDFNVPLDEHKNVTDDTRIKAALPTINKIVSDGGKAVLMSHLGRPKGKDNAFSLKPVADYLATKIEAPVYFSEETVGEKAIEVVDQAEEGSVILLENVRFYAEETKGDLAFATQLAQLGDCYVNDAFGTAHRAHASTTVVAGLFVGKSAFGYLIAKELESLDKIFSSGQKPVAAVVGGAKVSSKISILENLLDKVDRIFIGGGMAFTFVKAQGGKVGSSLIEDDYIPVAEKVIMQAKEKNVELLLPVDAIIADDFNNDANRKEADINSIPDGWMGLDIGEKSISLFKEKLLDSNTILWNGPMGVFEFENFAKGTVEVALSIADSTSKGAFSVVGGGDSVAAVNKFKLGDRVSHVSTGGGAMLECLEGKILPGIAAIKETSH; from the coding sequence ATGATCACTGTAGATAAATTCAATTACAAGGGGAAACGTGTATTGGTTAGAGTTGACTTTAACGTACCTCTTGACGAGCATAAAAATGTAACCGACGATACGCGTATTAAGGCCGCACTTCCAACCATAAACAAAATTGTTAGCGATGGTGGAAAGGCAGTTTTAATGAGCCATCTAGGAAGACCTAAGGGCAAAGACAATGCATTTAGTCTAAAGCCGGTAGCCGATTATTTGGCCACAAAAATTGAAGCACCCGTTTATTTTTCGGAAGAAACTGTTGGGGAAAAAGCAATTGAAGTGGTGGACCAAGCCGAGGAAGGTTCGGTTATTCTTCTAGAAAATGTTCGATTTTACGCTGAGGAGACCAAGGGCGATTTGGCCTTTGCAACGCAACTTGCCCAGCTAGGTGACTGCTATGTTAACGATGCATTTGGAACCGCACATAGAGCACATGCGTCTACCACCGTGGTTGCTGGACTATTTGTTGGAAAGAGCGCCTTTGGATACCTGATAGCTAAGGAATTAGAAAGTTTAGATAAAATATTCTCTTCGGGACAAAAACCCGTTGCTGCCGTGGTGGGTGGAGCTAAGGTTTCCAGTAAAATTAGCATTCTAGAAAACCTATTAGACAAAGTAGACCGCATCTTTATTGGCGGTGGTATGGCCTTTACTTTTGTTAAGGCACAAGGCGGGAAAGTGGGGTCTTCTTTAATTGAAGATGATTACATCCCAGTAGCAGAAAAGGTTATTATGCAGGCCAAAGAAAAAAATGTAGAGCTACTTCTTCCTGTGGATGCCATTATCGCTGACGATTTTAATAACGATGCCAACAGAAAAGAAGCGGATATAAATAGCATTCCTGATGGATGGATGGGCCTAGATATAGGTGAAAAATCAATAAGTCTTTTTAAAGAAAAGCTTTTGGATAGCAATACCATTTTATGGAATGGTCCTATGGGAGTATTTGAGTTCGAAAACTTTGCTAAAGGAACGGTTGAAGTTGCCCTTAGCATAGCAGATAGCACTTCTAAGGGAGCCTTTTCCGTTGTTGGGGGAGGAGACTCCGTTGCCGCGGTTAACAAGTTTAAACTAGGAGACCGTGTTTCTCATGTTTCTACCGGAGGTGGAGCGATGTTAGAATGTCTTGAAGGTAAGATTCTACCTGGTATTGCCGCGATTAAAGAAACAAGCCATTAA
- a CDS encoding DNA polymerase III subunit, which yields MKFSEIISSESLATKMAQNIVEGRVAHAQMLVGEDGSEALAFALAYISFINCENRQGNDSCGTCSSCIKLSKFAHPDVHWIFPIANSSDTSNKQGLEKQMAEFQKIWRATLETNPYLKYQEWIKALGEEKKKLEINKAAAEFLFSKMALKSYEGGMKIAVIWKPELMNVRAANTLLKIIEEPPAKSLFLLVSNNADAVLGTICSRTQITRVPKVPQEKFANWLVSNLSLNAQSADTIAFAADGNMGTGLAMAREMGGENELFVIFRAWMRLCFSKDLAGLRQWVAENAKMSRDMLSGLLQYGLQIVYSSLNVAMLQADPKLINPAEKEFIKKFAPFVDAKRGSAYYKLFNEAIADIQWNGNAKIILSDLSFKFMMLLHQKRG from the coding sequence TTGAAATTCTCCGAAATCATAAGTTCTGAAAGCTTAGCAACCAAAATGGCCCAAAACATAGTGGAGGGTAGGGTTGCGCATGCTCAGATGTTGGTTGGAGAAGACGGAAGCGAAGCTTTGGCTTTTGCCTTGGCCTATATTTCTTTTATAAACTGCGAAAACCGACAGGGCAACGACTCTTGCGGTACATGCAGCTCCTGTATTAAACTAAGCAAGTTTGCACATCCCGATGTGCATTGGATTTTCCCTATTGCCAATTCTTCGGATACGAGCAATAAACAAGGCTTAGAAAAGCAGATGGCCGAATTTCAAAAAATCTGGAGGGCTACGCTGGAGACCAATCCCTACCTAAAATATCAGGAATGGATTAAGGCTCTTGGTGAGGAAAAGAAAAAGCTGGAAATCAACAAAGCAGCCGCTGAGTTCCTTTTTTCTAAAATGGCACTTAAGTCCTACGAGGGAGGGATGAAGATTGCAGTAATCTGGAAGCCTGAATTAATGAATGTTCGTGCCGCAAATACCCTGCTTAAAATTATTGAGGAACCACCTGCAAAATCTTTGTTTTTGCTTGTTTCTAATAATGCAGATGCGGTTTTAGGTACCATTTGCTCTCGAACTCAAATTACACGAGTTCCCAAAGTGCCTCAAGAGAAATTTGCCAATTGGTTGGTTTCTAATTTAAGCCTCAATGCGCAAAGTGCAGATACTATAGCCTTTGCAGCCGATGGTAATATGGGTACAGGTTTGGCGATGGCTAGGGAAATGGGTGGAGAGAACGAACTTTTTGTAATCTTTAGAGCTTGGATGCGTTTGTGCTTTTCGAAAGACTTGGCAGGATTAAGGCAGTGGGTGGCCGAAAACGCTAAAATGAGTAGGGATATGCTTTCTGGTTTATTACAGTATGGCTTGCAAATAGTATACTCTTCGCTAAATGTGGCGATGCTACAGGCAGACCCTAAGCTTATTAACCCAGCTGAAAAAGAGTTTATTAAGAAATTCGCTCCCTTTGTTGACGCAAAAAGAGGGTCGGCATATTACAAGTTGTTTAACGAAGCAATTGCCGATATACAGTGGAACGGAAACGCTAAAATAATTTTAAGCGATTTGTCGTTCAAATTTATGATGTTGTTACACCAGAAAAGGGGATAA
- a CDS encoding PSP1 domain-containing protein, translating to MACSNCSKGGIPAGCKGNGQCGTYGCNNLDVFDWLSDISLPNGKQEFDIVEVRFKGTRKAFFRNHKNIQLLVGDVIVVEGSPGHDVGLVSLTGELVRIQMQKKGEKVDNYEIKKVLRKATQADIDLCHEARKLEDSTMYRSREIAKELKLEMKISDVEYQGDKSKATFYYTAEDRVDFRELIKRLAEEFSIRVEMRQIGSRQEAARVGGIGSCGRELCCTTWLTDFRTVSTTAARYQQLSLNPQKLAGQCGKLKCCLNYELDMYVEAIKDFPKPELRLKTKKGIATHFKTDIFKKVVWYIYHEEGQSKDPIPIELNRVKEIIALNEKGEKPEDLRSYEFSIPTETAKPVELDFTDAMGTESLTRFDQKKKSKKKPSSRANNNNRRRQNQNQGGGKSANASKSGGPSNNSGNQGNKNSNSNRKGRSGGQRRRNPNK from the coding sequence ATGGCTTGTTCAAATTGTAGCAAGGGCGGTATACCCGCAGGATGCAAAGGAAACGGCCAATGCGGAACATACGGTTGTAATAATTTAGATGTATTCGATTGGCTTTCAGATATTTCTCTTCCTAACGGAAAACAAGAATTTGATATCGTTGAGGTGCGCTTTAAGGGCACCCGAAAGGCGTTTTTTAGAAACCACAAAAACATTCAACTATTAGTTGGAGATGTGATTGTGGTGGAAGGCTCGCCCGGACACGATGTAGGACTGGTTTCTCTTACCGGAGAATTGGTTCGTATTCAAATGCAAAAAAAGGGAGAGAAGGTAGATAATTACGAAATCAAAAAGGTGCTTAGAAAAGCAACCCAGGCGGACATAGACCTTTGTCACGAAGCCAGAAAGCTAGAGGATAGTACCATGTATCGCTCTCGCGAAATCGCCAAGGAACTTAAACTCGAAATGAAAATTTCGGATGTTGAGTACCAAGGGGATAAAAGCAAGGCGACGTTCTATTATACTGCGGAGGACCGGGTAGATTTTAGGGAGCTAATCAAAAGGCTTGCCGAGGAGTTTAGCATCCGAGTGGAAATGCGCCAAATTGGTTCACGTCAGGAGGCTGCGCGCGTGGGTGGAATTGGGTCTTGTGGAAGAGAGTTATGTTGTACAACATGGTTAACTGACTTTAGAACGGTATCTACCACTGCCGCGAGATATCAACAACTGTCTCTGAACCCGCAAAAATTGGCTGGGCAATGTGGTAAGTTAAAATGCTGCCTTAACTACGAGCTAGATATGTACGTTGAGGCTATCAAAGATTTTCCTAAGCCAGAACTCCGACTGAAAACAAAAAAGGGTATTGCTACTCATTTTAAAACCGACATCTTTAAAAAGGTAGTTTGGTACATTTATCACGAGGAAGGCCAGTCCAAAGATCCTATCCCAATCGAACTAAATCGAGTTAAAGAAATTATTGCGCTTAACGAAAAAGGCGAAAAGCCCGAGGATTTAAGAAGCTATGAATTCTCTATTCCAACCGAAACGGCTAAACCGGTGGAGCTCGATTTTACCGATGCGATGGGTACAGAATCTTTAACGAGATTCGACCAAAAGAAAAAGTCAAAGAAAAAGCCTTCATCAAGGGCGAATAATAACAATAGAAGAAGGCAAAATCAGAATCAGGGTGGAGGCAAAAGCGCCAATGCCAGTAAATCTGGGGGACCTTCGAACAATAGCGGAAACCAAGGAAACAAGAATTCCAACTCAAATAGAAAAGGAAGATCAGGTGGTCAAAGACGTCGCAATCCAAATAAGTAG
- a CDS encoding gliding motility lipoprotein GldH: MVKDVAIQISRYLALFVVAVSMVACGEKVMYSDVTSIPENGWPFIDTAKFSVEVEDTTTRFNFFLAVKNSKDYEYSNLILYLKGDGPNGIKSMDTLECFVAYPDGRWTGKSFGSEVSHKFLFKQQAAFPEPGVYTFNFSHAMRDTLLQNITNLGLIIEESQIQ, translated from the coding sequence GTGGTCAAAGACGTCGCAATCCAAATAAGTAGATATTTAGCCCTATTTGTAGTGGCGGTTTCCATGGTAGCCTGTGGAGAAAAGGTGATGTACTCTGATGTTACTTCCATTCCAGAAAATGGATGGCCATTTATTGATACGGCCAAATTTTCGGTGGAAGTTGAAGACACTACCACAAGGTTTAATTTTTTCCTTGCCGTAAAAAATTCCAAAGATTACGAGTACAGCAATTTAATACTGTACCTAAAAGGTGACGGGCCCAATGGAATAAAATCAATGGATACCCTGGAGTGCTTTGTTGCATACCCAGATGGTAGATGGACAGGCAAGAGTTTTGGGTCTGAGGTAAGCCATAAATTTTTGTTTAAGCAACAAGCTGCATTTCCAGAGCCGGGCGTTTATACCTTTAATTTTAGCCACGCCATGCGCGATACCCTATTGCAAAATATTACTAATCTTGGTCTAATTATAGAGGAGAGCCAAATACAATGA
- a CDS encoding penicillin-binding protein 1A, with protein sequence MSKNKVTENSPSLWKAYKKQILIFWLLFILPFIIIGLVLLGASFSKLPTILELENPKSNLATEVFSSDGKTIGQYYTENRVNVTYKQLSPHLTNALVATEDERYFNHAGIDFIALMRVAKGVLTANTSQGGGSTISQQLAKMLFSDEPRSKLERVGQKFKEWIISVRLERRYTKEEIVSMYLNRLDFVNNAVGVKSAANVYFSTTTDSLQLHEAAMLVGMAKNPSLYDPFKRPELTRNRRNVVFLQMKKNNHINQEELDSLKLLPLQLKPTRVSHVAGLAPYFREVLRNELKDILYAKDENTGQYKIANSEGEPYNIYRDGLKVYTTIDSRLQEYAEFAVHEHLSKDLQPQFFKDLEKRSRWNKNRIAYDWRVDDREIERMLYNSIRRSDRFRNELNRYIHCDGCNRTDEEIETFKKDSIPVIFDKPVTMRIFSYKGEIDTVMSPMDSIKYYKAYLRAGLVSIDPSTGFVKAWVGGIDYKHFKFDHVKQGKNQVGSTFKPFVYATGIREGLDPCLKVPNTLTCFDMPAGQPRYCPKNSDGKYGGMVTLKEALAKSMNNITAWVMKKYGPEAVAQLAQDLGITTFLDPVPSLCLGVADVNLMEITAANASFVNKGVHLKPIFISRIEDKNGNPLYDAIPKATEALDERTSYIMLDMLKGVIDFGTGSRLRRDLPYGNIQYPLAGKTGTTQSNSDGWFIGLTPDLVTGVWVGGEERSIRFASTYYGQGANMALPIFGYYMNRVYRDSEINISKDDFDPPTMDLGISLDCGEMNSELNFDE encoded by the coding sequence ATGAGCAAGAATAAGGTAACCGAAAATTCCCCGTCTCTGTGGAAAGCGTATAAAAAGCAAATCCTCATTTTTTGGCTGCTTTTTATTCTTCCCTTCATCATTATTGGTTTGGTATTGCTGGGGGCATCTTTTAGCAAACTTCCTACCATTTTAGAATTAGAAAACCCCAAGAGTAATTTGGCTACAGAGGTTTTTTCTAGCGATGGAAAAACGATTGGACAATATTATACCGAGAACCGGGTAAATGTTACCTACAAGCAGCTTTCTCCTCACTTAACTAATGCCTTAGTTGCCACAGAAGATGAACGTTATTTTAATCACGCCGGGATAGATTTTATTGCCCTAATGCGCGTTGCAAAGGGTGTTTTAACTGCAAACACAAGCCAAGGTGGAGGGTCTACCATATCGCAGCAGTTGGCTAAAATGCTCTTTTCAGATGAGCCTCGAAGTAAACTAGAACGCGTTGGTCAAAAATTTAAAGAGTGGATAATTTCCGTTCGACTAGAGCGTCGTTATACCAAGGAAGAAATCGTAAGCATGTACTTAAACCGACTGGATTTTGTAAACAATGCAGTAGGGGTTAAGTCGGCAGCCAATGTTTATTTTAGTACCACTACAGACTCGCTCCAGCTACACGAGGCAGCTATGTTGGTGGGAATGGCTAAAAATCCATCCTTATACGATCCTTTTAAAAGACCTGAGCTTACAAGAAATAGAAGAAATGTTGTTTTTCTGCAAATGAAGAAAAACAACCATATCAACCAAGAGGAGTTAGATTCTCTAAAGTTGTTACCCCTGCAGCTTAAACCTACCCGAGTTTCTCACGTAGCTGGTTTAGCTCCCTATTTTAGAGAGGTTCTTAGAAATGAGTTGAAGGATATTTTATACGCCAAGGATGAAAATACAGGGCAGTATAAAATTGCCAATTCTGAGGGAGAGCCCTACAACATTTACCGCGATGGATTAAAGGTTTATACCACTATCGACTCCAGGCTGCAGGAGTATGCAGAATTTGCGGTTCACGAACATTTAAGTAAAGATCTGCAACCTCAATTTTTTAAAGATCTGGAAAAAAGATCGAGGTGGAATAAAAACCGAATTGCCTACGATTGGCGTGTAGACGATAGAGAGATTGAAAGGATGTTGTACAACAGTATCCGTAGATCTGATCGATTTAGAAATGAGTTAAATCGCTACATCCATTGCGATGGTTGTAACCGAACCGACGAAGAAATTGAAACCTTTAAAAAAGACAGTATCCCGGTAATTTTTGATAAGCCAGTAACCATGAGGATATTCTCTTATAAGGGAGAAATAGATACGGTAATGAGCCCCATGGACTCCATTAAGTACTACAAGGCTTACTTAAGAGCTGGATTGGTTTCCATAGACCCAAGTACAGGATTTGTTAAGGCATGGGTTGGAGGTATAGATTACAAACACTTTAAGTTCGACCATGTTAAACAGGGAAAAAACCAGGTTGGATCTACCTTTAAGCCCTTTGTTTATGCAACCGGTATTCGCGAGGGATTAGATCCTTGCTTAAAAGTTCCCAATACCCTAACATGTTTCGATATGCCGGCTGGACAACCTAGGTATTGTCCTAAGAATTCCGACGGAAAGTATGGCGGAATGGTTACCCTTAAAGAAGCCCTAGCAAAGTCTATGAACAATATTACGGCTTGGGTAATGAAAAAGTATGGCCCCGAGGCGGTAGCCCAGTTGGCCCAAGACCTTGGAATAACAACCTTTTTAGACCCGGTTCCATCATTGTGTTTAGGGGTTGCCGATGTTAATTTAATGGAGATTACAGCTGCTAATGCCAGTTTTGTAAATAAAGGGGTACACCTTAAACCCATTTTTATTTCTAGGATAGAGGATAAAAACGGTAACCCGCTGTACGACGCAATCCCAAAAGCTACTGAAGCTTTGGATGAGCGGACATCCTATATTATGCTAGATATGCTTAAAGGGGTAATAGATTTCGGTACCGGCTCAAGGTTAAGAAGAGACCTTCCCTACGGGAATATTCAATACCCCTTGGCAGGAAAAACGGGTACTACCCAAAGCAATTCCGATGGTTGGTTTATTGGCTTAACACCTGATTTGGTAACAGGTGTTTGGGTTGGGGGAGAAGAGCGTAGTATACGCTTTGCATCTACCTATTATGGTCAGGGAGCCAATATGGCCCTTCCAATATTTGGTTATTATATGAACCGGGTATATCGCGATTCTGAAATAAATATTTCTAAAGACGATTTCGATCCACCCACAATGGATTTAGGTATTTCTCTAGATTGTGGTGAGATGAATTCTGAGCTAAACTTTGATGAGTAA
- a CDS encoding CoA transferase subunit A translates to MAIKKTVSGAAEALKGVKDGMTLMVGGFGLCGIPENAIAELVRLGVSGLTCISNNAGVDDFGLGLLLKKKQIKKMISSYVGENAEFERQMLSGELDVELIPQGTLAERCRATGAGIPAFFTPAGYGTEVSEGKEVREFDGKMYVMERAFKPDFALVKAWKGDEAGNLIFKATARNFNEAMAMAGKITVAEVEELVPIGALDPNEIHTPGIFVQRIFQGKDYEKRIEKRTVAN, encoded by the coding sequence ATGGCAATTAAAAAAACAGTTTCTGGTGCTGCTGAGGCACTAAAAGGAGTTAAAGATGGTATGACCCTTATGGTTGGTGGATTCGGCCTTTGTGGAATACCTGAAAACGCTATAGCAGAATTGGTTAGACTTGGCGTGTCGGGCCTAACCTGTATTTCTAACAATGCTGGAGTAGATGATTTTGGATTGGGCTTGTTGCTTAAAAAGAAACAGATCAAAAAAATGATCTCCTCATACGTAGGTGAAAATGCCGAATTCGAGCGTCAAATGCTTTCAGGAGAGTTAGATGTGGAGCTCATTCCTCAAGGAACACTTGCAGAACGTTGTAGAGCAACTGGTGCTGGTATACCGGCATTTTTTACTCCAGCCGGATATGGTACCGAAGTATCAGAAGGTAAAGAGGTAAGAGAATTCGATGGTAAAATGTACGTAATGGAACGAGCATTTAAACCAGATTTTGCTCTTGTTAAGGCCTGGAAAGGCGATGAAGCTGGAAACTTGATTTTTAAAGCTACGGCAAGAAACTTTAACGAGGCCATGGCAATGGCAGGGAAAATAACTGTAGCCGAAGTGGAGGAGTTGGTTCCCATTGGAGCATTAGATCCCAACGAAATTCATACCCCTGGCATTTTTGTTCAAAGAATCTTCCAAGGAAAAGATTACGAGAAAAGAATTGAGAAAAGAACGGTAGCCAATTAG
- a CDS encoding 3-oxoacid CoA-transferase subunit B, with the protein MALDKNGIAKRIAQELKDGYYVNLGIGIPTLVANFVADDINVEFQSENGILGMGPYPTEDKVDADLINAGKETITARPGAVYFDSATSFAMIRGQHVQLTVLGAMEVSEKGDIANWKIPGKMVKGMGGAMDLVASAENIVVAMMHTNKAGESKLLPECSLPLTGVGCVKRVVTNLAVLDIDPKQGFILRETAPGVSIEDVKNATAGKLVIHSDVKEMQI; encoded by the coding sequence ATGGCATTAGATAAAAACGGAATAGCGAAAAGAATCGCGCAGGAACTAAAAGACGGTTATTACGTAAATCTCGGAATTGGTATACCCACTTTGGTAGCAAATTTTGTTGCCGATGATATTAATGTAGAGTTCCAAAGCGAGAATGGAATCTTGGGCATGGGACCCTATCCTACAGAGGATAAAGTTGATGCCGATCTTATAAACGCAGGAAAAGAAACCATAACGGCTCGTCCTGGAGCGGTTTATTTCGATAGTGCAACTTCCTTTGCGATGATTCGAGGACAACATGTGCAACTAACCGTGTTAGGAGCCATGGAGGTAAGCGAAAAGGGAGACATCGCCAACTGGAAAATTCCGGGGAAAATGGTAAAGGGAATGGGAGGAGCTATGGACTTGGTGGCTTCTGCAGAAAATATTGTGGTAGCCATGATGCATACCAACAAGGCAGGCGAATCTAAACTGCTACCCGAATGTTCTTTGCCGCTAACTGGAGTGGGTTGTGTAAAGCGAGTGGTAACCAATTTGGCCGTATTGGATATAGATCCAAAACAGGGGTTCATTTTAAGAGAAACAGCACCTGGAGTAAGCATAGAGGACGTTAAAAATGCCACTGCAGGGAAATTGGTTATTCATTCTGATGTAAAGGAAATGCAGATATAA